The following DNA comes from Limnobacter sp. SAORIC-580.
CACGTTGTGCTGGATCTGGAACCAGGGACCCTGGTTTTGCGGCTCATCCTGACACCACACCACATCTGCCAAATTGGGGTATTTGCGCAGTTCGGCGCTCAATGACTTGTGCGGGAATGGATACAGCTGCTCGACTCGCGCGATGGCAACATCTTTGATATTGCGCTCGCGACGAGCTGCGACCAGGTCGTAGTACACGCGACCGGAACAAAGAACCACTCGCTTGACTTTGCTGGCGTCCAGGTCGCCCTGATCTCCAATCACAGTCTGGAAATGGCCTTTGGACAGGTCTTGCAAAGAAGACGTGGCTTCTTTGTGACGCAACAAAGATTTCGGCGTCATGATGATCAGCGGCTTGCGGAACAATCGGATCATTTGGCGACGCAAAAGGTGGAAAATTTGAGCTGGCGTGGTGGGCTGGCACACCTGCATATTGTTCTCGGCGCACAGTTGCAAGTAACGCTCAATACGCGCGGATGAGTGCTCTGGCCCCTGCCCTTCGTAACCATGCGGCAACATCATGACCAGGCCGGATGCACGACCCCACTTTACTTCACCGGAAGAAATGAATTGGTCAATTACCACTTGGGCACCGTTGGCGAAGTCGCCAAATTGTGCTTCCCAAATCACCAAGGTGTTGGGCTCCGCGGTGGAATAACCATATTCAAAACCGAGCACTGCTTCTTCAGACAACACAGAATCGATGACGGTAAATGGCGCCTGAGTTTCAGAGATATTTTCCAGCGGAATGTAGGTGCCTTCGTTCCACTTTTCGCGACCCTGGTGGTGCAACACTGCATGACGGTGCGTAAACGTGCCACGCCCGCAATCCTGACCGGTGATGCGAACCGCGTAACCAGAGGAAACTAGCGATGCAAATGCCAAGTGTTCGCCCATGCCCCAGTCGAGCAAGGTTTCGCCCTGGCCCATGGCCGCACGGTCGGCAATCACTTTTTGTACCAATGGGTGAACCTTGAAGTTCTCGGGTACGGTAGTAATACGCTCTGACAAACGCTTGATTTCGGAGATCGGCACCGATGTATCGGCTGCATCAGTCCATTTCTTGTTCAGATACGGTGACCAATCGACGGCAAACTTGCTCTTGTAATTGGTCAACACGGGGTCAGCACGGTTGTGCTTGCCTTCGTCCATGGCTGCACGGAAATCAGCAACCAGTTTCTCGGCACCGTCTTCTTTCAAAATGCCCTGCATAACCAAACGCTCGGCATACAAAGCGCGCGTGCCTGGGTGCTGACCAATTTTCTTGTACATCAAAGGTTGGGTTACGGCAGGCGTGTCTTGCTCGTTGTGACCCAGTTTGCGGAAACACACAATGTCGATCACCACGTCTTGCTGGAATTCCATGCGGAAGTCCAAGGCCAACTGGGTCACGAAAATGACCGCCTCTGGATCGTCGCCATTCACGTGAAACACGGGCGCTTCGATCATTTTGACCACGTCTGAACAGTACAGAGTAGAACGGCTGTCACGGGGATCGGAGGTGGTAAAACCAATTTGGTTATTGATCACGATGTGAACCGTACCACCCGTGCCGTAGCCGCGGGTGTGCACCAGGTTCAATGTTTCCATGACAACGCCCTGGCCTGCAAAAGCGGCATCACCGTGCACCAACACGGGCAAAACCTGCTTGCCTTCCTTGTCACCACGACGTTCCTGGCGGGCCTTCACCGACCCTTCAACCACAGGGTTCACAATTTCAAGGTGCGAGGGGTTAAACGCCAGGGACAAGTGCATGGGACCACCAGGGGTGGTTACATCCGATGAAAAGCCCTGGTGATACTTCACGTCACCGGCAGGCAGATCATCGGCATGCTTGCCTTCGAATTCTTCGAACAATTGGCTTGGGCTTTTGCCCAGAATGTTGACCAACACGTTCAGACGACCGCGGTGAGCCATGCCAATGATGGTTTCTTGCACGCCATTGGCACCACCACGCTGAATCACATGATCAAGCGAGGCGATAAAGGATTCACCACCTTCCAGCGAGAAACGCTTCTGACCCACATACCGGGTATGCAAATAGCGCTCAAGGCCTTCGGCTGCGGTTAGGCGCTCCAGAATGTGCAATTTTTCTTCAGTCGACAGCTGGGCAGTGCCCAGGCTGGTTTCCATGCGTTCTTGCAACCAGCGCTTTTGAGCGGGGTCGCTGATGTGCATGTACTCAATACCGATTGAACGGCAGTAAGTGTCGCGCAGCGCCTTCACGATGTCGCGAAGGGTCATTTGATCTTGACCAAAATAGGTGTTGGTGGCCGAGAACGTGATGTCCATGTCCGCTTCGGTCAGGCCATAAAAGGCTGGATCAAGCTCCGGAATATTCGGGCGTTCCTGACGCTTGAGCGGGTCAAGGTCTGCAAAACGAGAGCCCAGGAAGCGATACGCAGCCACAATTGACTGAACATGCACCTGCTTTTTGGCCACTTCCAGGTCGGCAGACTGAATCTGCGGCTGCAAGAAGCCTTTTTTCGCGCGTTGAGCAAAGGATTGAACCACTGGCGCATGGGCTACGTCTTTCTCATTCACGTCGCCGTGAGCAGAAGGCACCATTTGCATTTGGTCAAAGTAGGCGCGCCATTTGTCTGGCACGGAGCCTGGGTTGTCCAGGTAGGCCTCGTACATTTCTTCGACATAGGGCGCATTGCCCCCGAACAAATACGAGTTTTGTTGAAATGATCGCATCATTTGCGCTTCACCTTTTTCCGAGTTTCTCGTTTCAAAGATGTGGGGTTCGGACTCGACCTTGGCTATTGCCATCGGACCGAATCCCTACACACGTGGGTTAAACCGCACTCCCCGTCTGGTTTGTGGAGCCCCTGCCCCTAACCAGATAGCAAAAAGCAGCCAAAAAAAGACTGCTTTAAGAGTTAAGCCCAAAGGATATCAGATTAGAGACGCGACCCTAAAACGAAGCCGCATGACTGTCTAAAAATATGTGGTTTTCTGGAAACGGTTTTAAAGAACTCGAACAAGATCCACCCACGCAGGTGATTACCACCCCATGTGGGGATCACCCCGCCACGAATTGATCTGACCATAAGTTGAATTCCAACGGAGGGATAGGGCGAATGACTAGCCGCAAGTATCGGGGTATTGAAATTGACTCCGCACACATCGACATGGCAAAAAATCTGGACAGTGTTGATGAATTGATCGACGAACTGCGAGACCTTCAGGCCAATTGGAATAATTTGAGCCTTCTGGGCGAACTGACCAATGTGGGTGCGGAAATTTCCAGCACCCGACAGCATTTTCAGCGACTGGCGAGCGACCTGACCAATTTTTTGATTGAGCAATCAACACGCCAAGCGGTAGAGCAACTGGCCACGAGAGCACAAAACTCAATCGATATCCTGGTCCGAAACCTTTACGAAAGAACGGCCGACATCGGCTTTCTGGCCACCGACCCGGTGTTTACCCAACGGTGCGTAGAAGCAGCGTACAACCCGTTGACAGAAGACGCCCTTGAACAAACCCGCCAACGAATGCGCAATTACGTGGCCAAATACTCCGTGTATGGCAACGTTATTCTGCTGGATGCCAACGCCCTCGTGATTAC
Coding sequences within:
- a CDS encoding 2-oxoglutarate dehydrogenase E1 component yields the protein MMRSFQQNSYLFGGNAPYVEEMYEAYLDNPGSVPDKWRAYFDQMQMVPSAHGDVNEKDVAHAPVVQSFAQRAKKGFLQPQIQSADLEVAKKQVHVQSIVAAYRFLGSRFADLDPLKRQERPNIPELDPAFYGLTEADMDITFSATNTYFGQDQMTLRDIVKALRDTYCRSIGIEYMHISDPAQKRWLQERMETSLGTAQLSTEEKLHILERLTAAEGLERYLHTRYVGQKRFSLEGGESFIASLDHVIQRGGANGVQETIIGMAHRGRLNVLVNILGKSPSQLFEEFEGKHADDLPAGDVKYHQGFSSDVTTPGGPMHLSLAFNPSHLEIVNPVVEGSVKARQERRGDKEGKQVLPVLVHGDAAFAGQGVVMETLNLVHTRGYGTGGTVHIVINNQIGFTTSDPRDSRSTLYCSDVVKMIEAPVFHVNGDDPEAVIFVTQLALDFRMEFQQDVVIDIVCFRKLGHNEQDTPAVTQPLMYKKIGQHPGTRALYAERLVMQGILKEDGAEKLVADFRAAMDEGKHNRADPVLTNYKSKFAVDWSPYLNKKWTDAADTSVPISEIKRLSERITTVPENFKVHPLVQKVIADRAAMGQGETLLDWGMGEHLAFASLVSSGYAVRITGQDCGRGTFTHRHAVLHHQGREKWNEGTYIPLENISETQAPFTVIDSVLSEEAVLGFEYGYSTAEPNTLVIWEAQFGDFANGAQVVIDQFISSGEVKWGRASGLVMMLPHGYEGQGPEHSSARIERYLQLCAENNMQVCQPTTPAQIFHLLRRQMIRLFRKPLIIMTPKSLLRHKEATSSLQDLSKGHFQTVIGDQGDLDASKVKRVVLCSGRVYYDLVAARRERNIKDVAIARVEQLYPFPHKSLSAELRKYPNLADVVWCQDEPQNQGPWFQIQHNVLENLSEGQRLGYAGRPASASPAVGYYAKHNEQQKVLIDAAFGKLKGFVVTK